One window of the Klebsiella oxytoca genome contains the following:
- the bcsA gene encoding UDP-forming cellulose synthase catalytic subunit: MIRLSTLLLAPPVGERLSERYRDYRQNGASWLAAALGCLWASLAWAFMPLETPRWQAIRERHDEFFPHINPHRPRPLDPIRYLLQSLWLLATRGPDPDKKVSWRSLVALKGVQGRYAQWLEKLPEKVNDRTGHLDKQKELAHLHPKIRRFILGTITFFSLILALLCITQPFNPLSQFIFLLLLWGVALLVRRIPGRFSALMLIVLSLTVSCRYIWWRYTSTLNWDDPVSLVCGIVLLFAETYAWLVLVLGYFQVVWPLNRQPVPLPKDMEQWPTVDIFVPTYNEDLNVVKNTIYASQGIDWPKDKLNIWILDDGGREEFRQFAKDVGVHYIARTTHEHAKAGNINNALKYAKGEFVSIFDCDHVPTRSFLQMTMGWFLKEKELAMMQTPHHFFSPDPFERNLGRFRKTPNEGTLFYGLVQDGNDMWDATFFCGSCAVIRRGPLDEIGGIAVETVTEDAHTSLRLHRRGYTSAYMRIPQAAGLATESLSAHIGQRIRWARGMVQIFRLDNPLFGKGLKLAQRVCYVNAMMHFLSGIPRLIFLTAPLAFLLLHAYIIYAPALMIALFVLPHMIHASLTNSKIQGKYRHSFWSEIYETVLAWYIAPPTFVALINPHKGKFNVTAKGGLVEDEYVDWVISRPYIYLVLLNLVGVGVGIWRFMYGPENEILTVWVSIIWVFYNLIILGGAVAVSVESKQVRRSHRVEMSMPAAIAREDGHLFSCTVHDYSDGGLGVKIHGEAQVLESQHVKLLLKRGQQEYAFPVRVARVNGSEVGLQLLPLSNQQHIDFVQCTFARADTWALWQDSFPEDKPMESLLDILKLGFRGYRHLAEFSPPSVKVIFRSLTMLVAWFVSFIPRRPEREAAILSADPAMAQQ, translated from the coding sequence ATGATTCGCCTGAGTACGCTGCTGCTGGCTCCGCCGGTCGGAGAGCGTCTGAGCGAGCGCTATCGCGACTATCGCCAGAACGGCGCGTCGTGGCTGGCGGCCGCGCTGGGCTGCCTGTGGGCGTCTCTGGCATGGGCCTTTATGCCGCTGGAAACGCCGCGCTGGCAGGCTATACGCGAGCGCCACGACGAGTTTTTCCCGCATATCAATCCGCATCGGCCACGTCCGTTAGATCCGATTCGCTATCTGCTGCAGTCCCTGTGGCTGCTGGCGACGCGGGGACCGGATCCGGATAAAAAAGTTAGCTGGCGTTCACTGGTTGCGCTGAAAGGCGTGCAGGGACGCTATGCGCAGTGGCTGGAAAAGCTGCCGGAAAAGGTCAACGACCGCACCGGTCATCTGGACAAGCAAAAAGAGCTGGCGCACCTGCATCCGAAGATTCGCCGGTTTATTCTTGGCACGATTACCTTTTTCTCACTCATTCTGGCGCTGCTCTGTATTACCCAGCCGTTTAACCCGCTCTCGCAGTTTATTTTCCTGCTGCTGCTGTGGGGCGTGGCGCTGTTGGTGCGCCGTATCCCGGGACGTTTCTCGGCGCTGATGCTGATCGTGCTTTCGCTGACCGTCTCCTGCCGCTATATCTGGTGGCGCTACACCTCCACGCTAAACTGGGATGACCCGGTGAGCCTGGTATGCGGGATCGTGTTGCTGTTTGCGGAAACCTACGCCTGGTTGGTGCTGGTGTTGGGTTATTTCCAGGTGGTCTGGCCGCTGAACCGTCAGCCCGTACCGTTGCCGAAAGACATGGAGCAGTGGCCGACGGTCGACATCTTCGTACCAACCTATAACGAAGACCTCAACGTGGTGAAAAACACCATTTACGCCTCGCAGGGGATCGACTGGCCGAAAGACAAACTCAATATCTGGATCCTCGACGACGGCGGGCGCGAAGAGTTTCGCCAGTTTGCCAAAGACGTCGGGGTACACTACATCGCGCGCACCACCCACGAACACGCGAAGGCCGGTAATATCAACAACGCGCTGAAGTACGCCAAAGGCGAGTTCGTGTCGATTTTCGACTGCGACCACGTGCCGACCCGTTCGTTCCTGCAGATGACCATGGGCTGGTTCCTGAAAGAGAAAGAGCTGGCGATGATGCAGACGCCGCACCATTTCTTCTCTCCGGATCCGTTTGAACGCAACCTAGGACGTTTTCGCAAAACGCCGAACGAAGGCACGCTGTTTTATGGCCTGGTGCAGGACGGGAATGACATGTGGGATGCGACCTTCTTCTGCGGCTCCTGTGCGGTGATCCGCCGCGGTCCGCTGGATGAAATCGGCGGGATTGCCGTGGAAACGGTTACTGAAGACGCCCACACTTCTTTGCGCCTGCATCGCCGCGGCTATACTTCAGCCTATATGCGTATTCCACAGGCTGCCGGTCTGGCGACGGAGAGCCTGTCGGCGCATATCGGCCAGCGTATCCGCTGGGCGCGTGGGATGGTGCAGATATTCCGCCTTGATAACCCTCTGTTCGGCAAAGGGCTGAAGCTGGCGCAGCGCGTCTGCTACGTTAACGCCATGATGCACTTCCTGTCCGGTATTCCGCGTCTCATCTTCTTGACCGCGCCGCTGGCGTTTCTGCTACTGCACGCCTATATCATTTATGCGCCCGCGCTGATGATAGCCCTGTTCGTTCTGCCGCATATGATTCACGCCAGCCTGACCAACTCGAAGATTCAGGGTAAATACCGTCACTCTTTCTGGAGTGAGATCTACGAAACGGTGCTGGCGTGGTATATCGCGCCGCCGACGTTTGTCGCGTTGATTAACCCGCATAAAGGCAAATTCAACGTAACGGCGAAAGGCGGACTGGTGGAGGACGAGTACGTCGACTGGGTGATTTCTCGTCCCTATATCTACCTGGTGCTGCTGAATCTGGTCGGCGTCGGCGTCGGGATCTGGCGCTTTATGTACGGCCCGGAAAACGAAATTTTAACCGTCTGGGTGAGCATTATCTGGGTGTTCTATAACCTGATTATTCTCGGCGGCGCGGTAGCGGTATCGGTTGAAAGCAAACAGGTTCGGCGCTCGCATCGCGTAGAGATGTCTATGCCGGCGGCAATTGCCCGCGAGGATGGGCACCTGTTCTCCTGTACCGTCCACGACTACTCTGATGGCGGCCTGGGCGTCAAAATTCACGGCGAGGCGCAGGTGCTGGAAAGCCAGCACGTCAAGCTGCTGCTAAAACGCGGGCAGCAGGAGTACGCCTTCCCGGTGCGGGTAGCGCGGGTGAACGGCAGTGAGGTTGGGCTGCAGCTGCTACCGTTAAGCAATCAACAACATATCGATTTTGTGCAATGTACGTTTGCCCGCGCAGATACGTGGGCGCTTTGGCAGGATAGCTTCCCGGAAGATAAGCCGATGGAAAGCCTGCTGGATATCCTGAAGCTGGGGTTCCGTGGATATCGTCACCTGGCGGAGTTTTCGCCGCCGTCGGTGAAGGTTATTTTCCGCTCGCTCACCATGCTGGTGGCCTGGTTTGTATCGTTTATTCCGCGCCGTCCGGAACGGGAAGCGGCGATACTCTCGGCCGATCCGGCGATGGCTCAACAATGA
- the bcsQ gene encoding cellulose biosynthesis protein BcsQ: protein MAILGLQGVRGGTGTTSITAALAWALQLLGETVLVIDASPDNMLRFFFNVDFNHKAGWARATIDGNDWRDAGLRYTSHIDLLPFGQLTPGERQNIDQLQSTLEPMAEMVQKLQQQGDHRWLLIDLPDGYSPLTRSLINICDRTLVVVHPDGNSHIRLHQQALPVNSDILINDLRVGSQLQEDLYQLWLESQRRILPVTIHRDEAMAECLAAKQPLGEYRQDSLAAEEILTLANWCLLHYAGKEAG from the coding sequence ATGGCTATTCTGGGATTACAAGGCGTGCGCGGCGGCACAGGTACTACGTCGATTACCGCTGCGCTGGCCTGGGCGCTGCAGTTACTCGGGGAAACCGTGCTGGTGATAGACGCCAGCCCGGACAATATGCTGCGCTTCTTTTTCAACGTCGACTTTAATCATAAAGCGGGCTGGGCGCGCGCAACGATCGACGGCAATGACTGGCGCGACGCCGGACTACGCTACACTTCGCATATCGACCTCCTGCCCTTTGGCCAACTGACGCCGGGCGAGCGCCAGAATATTGACCAGCTTCAGTCGACCCTGGAGCCGATGGCCGAAATGGTGCAGAAGCTTCAGCAGCAGGGCGACCATCGCTGGCTGCTGATTGACCTGCCGGACGGTTATTCCCCGCTGACCCGCTCTTTAATCAACATCTGCGACCGCACGCTAGTGGTAGTTCATCCGGACGGTAACAGCCATATTCGCCTCCATCAGCAGGCGCTGCCGGTAAATAGCGATATTTTGATTAACGATCTGCGCGTCGGCAGCCAGCTGCAGGAGGATTTGTATCAACTGTGGCTGGAAAGCCAGCGCCGCATTTTGCCGGTGACTATTCATCGCGATGAAGCTATGGCGGAGTGTCTGGCGGCGAAACAGCCGCTTGGCGAATACCGTCAGGACTCTCTGGCGGCGGAGGAGATACTGACGCTTGCCAACTGGTGCCTGCTGCACTATGCCGGCAAGGAGGCTGGATGA
- the bcsR gene encoding cellulose biosynthesis protein BcsR, producing MPAKEPAVPTDASLGYTFQNDFLALSRAFSLPDIDYHDISRREQLNAALKRWPLLAELAEKK from the coding sequence ATGCCAGCGAAAGAGCCTGCTGTACCCACTGATGCAAGTTTGGGCTATACGTTTCAAAATGATTTCCTGGCCTTGAGCCGGGCATTTTCCCTGCCTGATATTGATTACCACGATATTTCCCGACGCGAGCAGTTAAACGCGGCATTGAAACGCTGGCCATTACTGGCTGAATTAGCAGAGAAAAAGTAA
- the bcsE gene encoding cellulose biosynthesis protein BcsE — protein sequence MDIVYSLGISSLWDEVRHMPVGGVWWLNVDRYADAVSLLNHTLAAQDKKSHVAAIVMGENPNKIISLEKDRGPEKVELFTMPNRFEGLEEMHRDLVCSLEPGNYLFILLCAENAWQNIKSAELCNWVEKSYRWTNYHRCSLLVLNSGHDIDMQLSPLLREYRSLSGLASIRYQGDSHLFDIAWWGSEKGISARQQLVILQDESGWRLAQDEETEVQPRSDEKAIFSNLRVLEGAPALSEYWTLLETNDAVFNAGRTAQAATLIFSVTQNEQIEQLGRYIHTLRRQRGSALKIIVREQTPSLRATDERLLLSSGANMVIPSGAPLSRCLTLIESVQKQQFTRHIPEDFSTLLAWSQPLKLRGYQKWDAFCEAVHNIMANTMLPDDGKGVMVALRPAPGLRVEQALTLCKPNRMGDIMTIGNNRLVLFLSFCRVNDLDTALNHIFPLPTGDIFSNRMIWFEDKQISAEIMQMRGLMPENWNTPLPISLGKNETINATHDGRSWRRNPEPHRLSIDGEPTL from the coding sequence GTGGATATCGTATATTCTTTGGGTATTTCATCATTATGGGACGAAGTACGCCATATGCCCGTTGGTGGAGTATGGTGGCTTAACGTTGACCGCTATGCCGATGCGGTAAGCCTGCTCAACCATACGCTTGCGGCTCAGGATAAAAAAAGCCATGTTGCGGCGATAGTCATGGGTGAGAATCCAAATAAAATCATTTCATTAGAAAAAGATCGCGGACCTGAAAAGGTTGAATTATTCACCATGCCCAACCGTTTTGAAGGGCTGGAAGAAATGCATCGTGATTTAGTTTGTTCCCTCGAACCTGGAAATTATTTGTTTATTCTGCTATGTGCCGAAAATGCCTGGCAGAATATTAAAAGCGCAGAATTATGCAATTGGGTTGAGAAATCATATCGGTGGACTAATTATCATCGTTGTTCATTATTAGTGCTTAATTCAGGGCACGATATCGATATGCAACTCTCCCCTTTATTACGTGAGTACCGCTCGCTTTCCGGTCTGGCAAGTATACGTTACCAGGGGGATAGCCACCTGTTTGATATTGCCTGGTGGGGCAGCGAAAAAGGCATCAGCGCCCGGCAGCAGCTGGTTATCCTGCAGGATGAGAGCGGATGGCGGCTGGCGCAGGATGAAGAGACGGAAGTACAGCCGCGCAGCGATGAAAAAGCGATTTTCAGCAACCTGCGCGTCCTGGAAGGAGCGCCTGCCCTTTCCGAGTACTGGACATTGCTTGAGACCAACGACGCCGTTTTCAACGCCGGCAGAACGGCTCAGGCGGCGACGCTTATCTTCTCCGTCACCCAGAATGAACAGATTGAACAGCTGGGACGTTATATCCACACTCTGCGCCGACAGCGCGGCAGCGCCTTAAAAATCATCGTCCGTGAACAGACGCCGAGCCTGCGCGCCACCGATGAACGGCTGTTGCTGAGCAGCGGCGCAAATATGGTTATCCCCAGCGGCGCGCCGCTATCCCGCTGCCTTACGCTGATAGAGAGCGTTCAAAAACAACAATTTACCCGCCATATCCCGGAAGATTTTTCTACCCTGCTCGCCTGGAGCCAGCCGTTAAAACTGCGTGGCTACCAGAAGTGGGACGCCTTCTGCGAAGCGGTGCACAATATTATGGCCAACACCATGCTGCCTGACGACGGCAAAGGCGTCATGGTCGCGCTGCGCCCGGCCCCGGGGCTGCGCGTAGAACAGGCTCTGACGCTGTGTAAACCCAACCGTATGGGCGATATTATGACCATCGGCAACAATCGTCTGGTGCTGTTTCTGTCGTTTTGTCGCGTAAATGACCTGGACACCGCGTTAAACCATATCTTCCCTTTGCCTACCGGCGATATTTTCTCTAACCGCATGATTTGGTTTGAAGATAAGCAGATATCCGCCGAAATCATGCAGATGCGCGGGCTGATGCCGGAGAACTGGAACACGCCGCTGCCCATTTCGCTTGGCAAAAATGAAACCATCAACGCAACCCACGACGGGCGAAGCTGGCGGCGAAACCCCGAGCCGCACCGTCTGTCCATCGATGGGGAGCCAACCTTATGA
- the bcsF gene encoding cellulose biosynthesis protein BcsF, with product MMSIADIIQLVILCALLFFPLGYLTRHYQRRIRTTLRLMFFKPRYVKPAGVLRREAASRQGKSIK from the coding sequence ATGATGTCTATCGCCGATATTATTCAGCTGGTCATCCTGTGCGCCCTGTTATTCTTTCCGCTGGGATACCTGACGCGCCACTACCAGCGGCGTATTCGCACCACATTAAGACTGATGTTCTTTAAACCCCGTTATGTCAAACCGGCTGGCGTGCTACGCCGGGAAGCGGCATCCAGGCAAGGCAAATCAATAAAATGA
- the bcsG gene encoding cellulose biosynthesis protein BcsG: MTKPKTSTASLPLWQYWRGLSGWNFYFLVKFALLWAGYLNFHPMLNLVFLAFLLVPIPQYKLHRIRHWIALPLGFFLFWHDTWLPGPESIFSQGSQIAGFSADYIWDLITRFINWNMIGAFFVLLVMWLFISQWLRVTVFVSAIMVWLVISPLLPSFTLWPAGQPTAATANTAANTGGTTATTATAAAANNDIPPQTEPPTSANLNNWLNTFYASEQKRKTPFPDTLPADAQPFDILVINICSLSWSDIEAAGLMDHPLWKHFDLLFKNFNSATSYSGPAAARLLRASCGQLSHTNLYKPSGSECYLFENLAKLGFTQQLMLGHNGVFGDFLKELRELGGIQSPLMDQTGLPVILQGFDGSPVYDDQATLNRWLQTVDKLNTPRTATFYNTLPLHDGNHYPGQSKTADYKARAQKFFDELDSFFTELEKSGRKVMVIVVPEHGAALKGDKMQVSGLRDIPSPSITNVPAAVKFFGIKARHPDAPIVIDQPSSYLAVSELVVRALDGKMFDDTDINWQQYIANLPQSAAVSENSNAKVIQYQGKPYVQLNGGSWVPYPQ, translated from the coding sequence ATGACCAAACCCAAAACATCCACCGCGTCGCTTCCACTCTGGCAGTACTGGCGCGGCTTATCCGGCTGGAACTTTTACTTTCTGGTGAAGTTTGCTTTGTTGTGGGCGGGATATCTCAATTTTCACCCCATGTTGAACCTGGTGTTCCTGGCTTTCCTGCTGGTGCCGATTCCGCAATATAAGCTGCACCGGATTCGTCACTGGATAGCGCTCCCGCTGGGCTTCTTCCTGTTCTGGCACGATACCTGGCTACCCGGCCCGGAAAGCATTTTCAGCCAGGGTTCGCAGATTGCCGGCTTTAGCGCCGACTATATCTGGGATCTGATCACCCGCTTTATTAACTGGAATATGATCGGCGCGTTCTTCGTGCTGCTGGTCATGTGGTTGTTTATTAGCCAGTGGCTACGAGTCACGGTATTCGTCTCGGCGATCATGGTCTGGCTGGTTATCAGCCCGCTGCTGCCCTCTTTCACCCTTTGGCCAGCAGGTCAGCCAACTGCCGCAACGGCGAACACCGCGGCAAATACGGGCGGTACGACGGCCACCACCGCTACGGCTGCAGCGGCGAATAACGATATTCCGCCGCAAACGGAGCCACCGACGTCAGCGAACCTGAACAACTGGCTGAACACCTTTTATGCCTCTGAGCAGAAACGTAAAACCCCTTTCCCGGACACGCTCCCGGCCGATGCGCAGCCGTTTGATATTTTGGTTATCAATATCTGCTCTCTCTCATGGTCAGATATTGAAGCTGCCGGATTAATGGATCATCCGCTGTGGAAGCATTTCGATTTATTATTCAAAAACTTCAACTCGGCGACCTCTTACAGCGGCCCGGCGGCGGCGCGTCTGCTGCGCGCAAGCTGCGGCCAGCTCTCCCACACCAACCTGTATAAGCCATCGGGCAGCGAATGCTATCTGTTTGAAAATCTTGCTAAGCTAGGTTTTACTCAGCAGCTCATGCTCGGCCACAACGGTGTCTTCGGCGACTTCCTGAAAGAGCTTCGCGAGCTGGGCGGTATCCAGAGTCCGCTGATGGATCAAACTGGCCTGCCGGTGATTCTGCAGGGCTTTGATGGTTCGCCGGTCTATGACGATCAGGCGACGCTGAACCGCTGGCTGCAGACGGTAGATAAACTGAATACCCCGCGCACCGCAACCTTCTACAACACTCTGCCGCTGCACGATGGTAATCACTATCCTGGCCAGAGCAAAACCGCGGACTATAAAGCTCGTGCGCAGAAATTCTTCGATGAGCTGGACAGTTTCTTTACTGAGCTGGAGAAATCGGGTCGTAAAGTGATGGTCATCGTCGTACCGGAACACGGTGCGGCGCTGAAAGGCGACAAAATGCAGGTTTCTGGCCTGCGAGATATTCCTAGCCCATCCATTACCAACGTTCCGGCGGCGGTGAAATTCTTCGGCATCAAAGCGCGGCATCCCGATGCGCCGATTGTCATCGATCAGCCAAGCAGCTATCTGGCGGTTTCTGAACTGGTAGTCCGGGCCCTGGACGGCAAGATGTTTGACGACACCGATATCAACTGGCAGCAGTATATTGCCAACCTGCCGCAGAGCGCCGCAGTGTCGGAAAACTCAAACGCTAAAGTGATTCAGTATCAGGGCAAACCTTACGTTCAGCTGAACGGCGGCAGCTGGGTGCCTTATCCGCAATAA
- a CDS encoding type I toxin-antitoxin system toxin Ldr family protein: MTLAQLGLVFWDDLAAPVIAGILVSIIVSWMDSRK, translated from the coding sequence ATGACGCTCGCTCAGTTGGGCCTGGTATTCTGGGACGATCTGGCGGCTCCGGTGATTGCTGGCATTCTCGTCAGCATAATCGTGAGCTGGATGGATAGCCGGAAGTAA
- a CDS encoding glycosyl hydrolase family 8, which translates to MSLRALATVVVTTVMMLPHAWADTAWESYKSRFMMPDGRIVDTGNGNVSHTEGQGFAMLLAVANDDRPAFDKLWQWTDKTLRNKDNGLFYWRYNPVAPDPVADKNDATDGDTLIAWALLRAQQQWHEKTYGTASDAITASLLKHTVVTFADRQVMLPGAKGFYLNDHLNLNPSYFIFPAWQAFAARTHLTAWRKLQTDGQALLGKMAWGKSQLPSDWVALRADGKMEPAKEWPARMSYDAIRIPLYVYWRDPKSSLLTPWKNWFQSYSRLQTPAWINVNTNEVAPWFMAGGLLAVRDLILGEELADPVISSQDDYYSASLKLLVWLANKDQQ; encoded by the coding sequence ATGTCCTTGCGTGCTTTAGCGACAGTCGTGGTCACGACGGTGATGATGCTTCCCCACGCGTGGGCCGATACGGCGTGGGAAAGTTATAAATCGCGTTTTATGATGCCGGACGGGCGTATTGTTGATACCGGTAACGGCAACGTCTCTCATACTGAAGGGCAGGGTTTTGCCATGCTGTTAGCGGTGGCCAACGACGATCGTCCCGCCTTTGACAAGCTCTGGCAGTGGACAGATAAAACCCTGCGCAACAAAGATAACGGGCTGTTTTACTGGCGCTATAACCCGGTGGCGCCCGATCCGGTGGCGGATAAAAATGACGCCACCGATGGCGATACCCTGATTGCCTGGGCGCTGCTGCGCGCGCAGCAGCAGTGGCATGAAAAAACCTACGGTACCGCTTCGGATGCGATAACCGCTTCGCTGCTGAAGCATACGGTGGTGACCTTCGCCGACCGTCAGGTGATGCTCCCGGGCGCAAAGGGATTTTATCTCAACGACCATCTGAATCTGAATCCATCCTACTTTATCTTTCCCGCCTGGCAGGCCTTCGCCGCGCGTACGCACCTGACCGCATGGCGAAAGTTGCAAACCGATGGGCAGGCCCTGCTGGGGAAAATGGCGTGGGGGAAATCGCAGCTTCCCAGCGACTGGGTGGCCTTAAGAGCTGACGGCAAGATGGAGCCGGCAAAAGAGTGGCCTGCTCGGATGAGCTATGATGCGATCCGTATTCCGCTGTATGTCTACTGGAGAGACCCGAAAAGCAGCCTGTTGACGCCGTGGAAAAACTGGTTCCAGAGCTATTCGCGTCTGCAAACGCCGGCGTGGATAAACGTCAATACTAATGAAGTTGCTCCGTGGTTTATGGCCGGCGGGCTGCTGGCGGTCCGGGATTTAATCCTCGGCGAAGAACTGGCCGATCCTGTGATTAGCTCGCAGGATGACTACTACTCCGCCAGCCTGAAGCTGCTGGTCTGGCTGGCAAATAAAGACCAACAGTAA
- the bcsD gene encoding cellulose biosynthesis protein BcsD, with protein sequence MVTDNNNAQVMTWFQQQQTPAGWFDLLLIMVDGMVNNAGELESQPFLRQMGEALADEHPLPESETLGQLETNMNALLSRFQWGFVSVEVNDEGLRLRHQALPVSRDEVRRIRWCNAFCAILEGLYSRWLQGQGGAAHVVLQRERLFSVSYVQFLYFHP encoded by the coding sequence ATCGTGACGGACAATAATAACGCGCAGGTTATGACGTGGTTTCAGCAGCAGCAAACACCTGCCGGATGGTTCGATCTGCTGCTCATTATGGTTGATGGGATGGTCAACAACGCGGGTGAGCTGGAGAGCCAGCCCTTTCTGCGGCAGATGGGCGAGGCGCTGGCCGATGAACATCCGCTGCCGGAGTCTGAGACTCTCGGCCAGCTGGAGACCAACATGAATGCGCTGCTAAGCCGCTTTCAGTGGGGCTTCGTCAGCGTCGAGGTGAACGATGAAGGCCTGCGATTACGCCATCAGGCTCTGCCGGTCAGCCGCGATGAAGTGCGGCGCATCCGCTGGTGTAATGCATTTTGTGCCATACTCGAGGGGCTCTATTCCCGCTGGTTACAGGGACAGGGCGGCGCGGCGCACGTGGTTTTACAGCGCGAGCGGCTGTTTTCAGTCTCTTACGTTCAGTTTCTTTACTTCCATCCCTAA